Proteins encoded by one window of Homoserinimonas aerilata:
- a CDS encoding branched-chain amino acid aminotransferase: MINNLLAPTELSFAVTRNDAARSAQEREEILANPGFGKFFTDHMVDLCWSEKGGWHRPRVQPYGPIELDPAAAVLHYGQEIFEGMKAYRHADGSIWTFRPEANAARMQRSARRLALPELPTEYFIESLKQLVAVDADWVPDADETCLYIRPFMFAKEAFLGVRPANKVAFYVIASPAGAYFTGGVSPISIWLSSEYTRAGRGGTGAAKTGGNYAASLLAQAEAYENGCDQVLFLDSSEGKYIEELGGMNVVLVYKDGTLVTPESDSILEGVTRDSVLQLAEDRGHRVERRHVSIDEWREAQASGELAEVFACGTAAVITPIGLVKAKDFEIGSADAVAGELTMSLRKELTDIQYGRSEDRHGWLTRLDA; encoded by the coding sequence ATGATCAACAACCTCCTCGCCCCCACAGAGCTCAGCTTCGCCGTCACCAGGAACGATGCGGCCCGCAGCGCGCAGGAGCGCGAGGAGATTCTGGCGAACCCCGGTTTCGGCAAGTTCTTCACCGACCACATGGTCGACCTGTGCTGGTCGGAGAAGGGCGGATGGCACCGCCCGCGCGTGCAGCCGTACGGCCCCATCGAGCTCGACCCGGCTGCCGCAGTGTTGCACTACGGCCAGGAGATCTTCGAGGGCATGAAGGCCTACCGTCACGCGGACGGTTCGATCTGGACGTTCCGCCCCGAGGCGAACGCTGCCCGCATGCAGCGTTCCGCGCGCCGGCTGGCCCTGCCCGAGCTACCCACCGAGTACTTCATCGAGTCGCTGAAGCAGCTCGTGGCCGTCGACGCCGACTGGGTGCCCGACGCCGATGAGACCTGCCTGTACATCCGGCCGTTCATGTTCGCGAAGGAGGCCTTCCTGGGCGTGCGCCCCGCGAACAAGGTCGCCTTCTATGTCATCGCGAGCCCCGCTGGCGCCTACTTCACGGGCGGGGTGTCGCCGATCAGCATCTGGCTGTCGAGCGAGTACACGCGTGCGGGTCGCGGCGGTACGGGTGCGGCGAAGACGGGCGGCAACTACGCCGCATCGCTGCTCGCCCAGGCGGAGGCCTACGAGAACGGATGCGACCAGGTTCTGTTCCTTGACTCGTCTGAGGGCAAGTACATCGAGGAGCTCGGCGGCATGAACGTCGTGCTCGTCTACAAGGACGGAACGCTCGTCACCCCAGAATCCGACAGCATCCTGGAGGGTGTGACGCGTGACAGCGTGCTGCAGCTCGCGGAGGACCGCGGGCACCGGGTCGAGCGCCGCCATGTGAGCATCGACGAGTGGCGTGAGGCTCAGGCGTCGGGCGAACTCGCCGAGGTCTTCGCCTGCGGAACCGCTGCCGTGATCACGCCCATCGGCCTGGTGAAGGCGAAGGACTTCGAGATCGGGTCGGCGGATGCTGTGGCCGGCGAGTTGACGATGTCGCTGCGCAAGGAGCTCACCGACATCCAGTACGGTCGCTCCGAGGACCGCCACGGCTGGCTGACCCGCCTCGACGCGTAG
- a CDS encoding fumarylacetoacetate hydrolase family protein codes for MKVARFSTAGGDPRFGIVDDDELVVLTGDPMFSGFDTTGERVPLADARLLAPVIPRSKVVCVGLNYAEHKAEMEIAAPTNPLIFLKPNTAVIGPNEMIQIPPVEGRIVHEGELAIVIGRIAKRVKAEDASDYIFGYTIANDISARDQMFADGQWARAKGYDTFCPIGPVIETELDVSELSIQTFVDGEPRRHGNTRDMLHKVPELIEYISDVWTLLPGDIILTGTPAGLGGFVDGQTVDITIEGIGTLSNPARNRV; via the coding sequence GTGAAGGTTGCGCGTTTCTCTACTGCCGGTGGTGACCCCCGTTTCGGAATCGTCGACGACGACGAGCTCGTTGTGCTGACGGGTGATCCGATGTTCAGCGGGTTCGACACGACGGGGGAGCGTGTGCCGCTTGCGGATGCCCGCCTGCTCGCGCCGGTCATCCCGCGCTCGAAGGTGGTCTGCGTGGGTCTCAACTACGCCGAGCACAAAGCGGAGATGGAGATCGCTGCGCCGACGAATCCGCTGATCTTCTTGAAGCCGAACACGGCTGTCATCGGGCCGAACGAGATGATCCAGATTCCTCCGGTGGAGGGGCGCATCGTTCATGAGGGCGAGTTGGCGATCGTGATCGGCCGCATCGCGAAGCGCGTGAAGGCGGAGGACGCCTCCGATTACATCTTCGGCTACACGATCGCGAACGACATTTCGGCCCGCGATCAGATGTTCGCCGATGGCCAGTGGGCGCGCGCGAAGGGCTACGACACGTTCTGCCCGATCGGCCCGGTGATCGAGACTGAGCTCGACGTTTCGGAGCTGTCGATCCAGACTTTCGTCGACGGAGAGCCGCGCCGGCACGGCAACACCCGCGACATGCTGCACAAGGTGCCTGAGCTGATCGAGTACATCTCGGACGTCTGGACTCTGCTGCCCGGCGACATCATCCTCACGGGCACGCCGGCTGGCCTGGGCGGTTTCGTGGACGGCCAGACGGTCGACATCACCATCGAGGGCATCGGCACGCTCAGCAACCCGGCCCGCAACCGCGTCTGA
- the gltX gene encoding glutamate--tRNA ligase yields MSASFSSASGADVRVRFCPSPTGTPHVGLIRTALFNWAYARHTGGKLIFRIEDTDAARDSEESYLQLLEALRWLKIDWDEGIDVGGPHGPYRQSQRSEIYQGVIEKLTASGHLYESFATGEEIEARNVANGRDPKQGYDNFERDLTEEQRAAYKVEGRQPALRLRVPDTDLSFTDLVRGEITFPAGSFTDFVVVRPNGIPLYTFVNPVDDALMGITHVLRGEDLLSSTPRQIALYTALIEVGVADAIPQFGHLPYVMGEGNKKLSKRDPEANLFHHRDRGFIPEGLINYLALLGWSLSADRDVFSIDEMVAAFEVSDVNPNPARFDQKKAESINGDHIRLLEVNDFAERLLPYLDDIVVSGEHRVLLAKAAPLVQERMQLLGEARGLLAFLFTANDAIEFDANAMPGEEGAAVLAAATDALAGLDAWTHEAIEAALREALIDGLGLKPRNAFGALRTAVSGRRISPPLFESMELLGKTSTLARLQRLAERL; encoded by the coding sequence ATGTCTGCCTCATTCTCTTCTGCTTCCGGCGCCGATGTGCGCGTCCGCTTCTGCCCGTCGCCGACCGGCACGCCCCATGTCGGGCTGATCCGCACTGCCCTGTTCAACTGGGCTTATGCGCGGCACACGGGCGGCAAACTGATCTTCAGGATCGAAGACACGGATGCTGCGCGCGACAGCGAGGAGAGCTACCTGCAACTGCTCGAGGCGCTGCGGTGGCTGAAGATCGACTGGGATGAGGGCATCGACGTGGGCGGGCCGCACGGGCCGTACCGCCAGTCGCAGCGTAGCGAGATCTATCAGGGCGTGATCGAGAAGCTGACGGCATCCGGTCACCTGTATGAGTCGTTTGCGACGGGTGAGGAGATCGAGGCGCGCAATGTGGCCAACGGTCGCGACCCGAAGCAGGGCTACGACAACTTCGAGCGTGACCTCACCGAGGAGCAGCGCGCGGCCTACAAGGTGGAGGGCCGCCAGCCGGCGCTGCGCCTGCGCGTGCCCGACACCGATCTCAGCTTCACCGATCTGGTGCGCGGCGAGATCACGTTCCCGGCCGGCAGCTTCACCGACTTTGTGGTGGTGCGGCCGAACGGCATCCCGCTGTACACCTTCGTGAACCCGGTCGATGATGCGCTGATGGGCATCACGCATGTGCTGCGCGGTGAGGACCTGCTGAGCAGCACGCCGCGCCAGATCGCCCTGTACACGGCACTCATCGAGGTGGGTGTTGCGGATGCGATTCCGCAGTTCGGTCATCTGCCGTATGTGATGGGGGAGGGCAACAAGAAGCTCTCCAAGCGCGACCCCGAGGCGAATCTGTTCCACCACCGCGACCGCGGTTTCATCCCCGAGGGGCTCATCAACTATCTGGCGCTGCTCGGCTGGTCGCTGAGCGCCGACCGGGATGTGTTCTCGATCGATGAGATGGTTGCCGCGTTCGAGGTGTCGGATGTGAACCCGAACCCGGCCCGCTTCGATCAGAAGAAGGCGGAGTCGATCAACGGCGATCACATCCGCCTGCTCGAGGTGAATGACTTTGCGGAGCGCCTGCTGCCGTACCTCGACGACATTGTCGTCAGCGGCGAGCACCGTGTGCTGCTGGCGAAGGCTGCGCCCCTCGTGCAGGAGCGCATGCAGCTGCTGGGTGAGGCGCGCGGCCTGCTGGCGTTCCTGTTCACGGCGAATGACGCGATCGAGTTCGACGCGAACGCGATGCCCGGCGAGGAGGGCGCTGCCGTGCTTGCGGCGGCGACGGATGCTCTGGCCGGCCTCGACGCCTGGACCCATGAGGCCATCGAGGCGGCACTGCGCGAGGCTCTCATCGACGGGCTCGGCCTGAAGCCGCGCAACGCCTTCGGTGCGCTGCGCACGGCCGTCTCCGGTCGGCGCATCAGCCCGCCCCTGTTCGAGTCGATGGAGCTGCTCGGCAAGACGAGCACCCTGGCGCGCCTGCAGAGGCTCGCCGAACGCCTATGA
- a CDS encoding NAD(P)/FAD-dependent oxidoreductase, whose protein sequence is MTAEGASPEYDVVVVGAGPAGLSAALNLVRARRRVLVLDSNRPRHSATLISHGFLTRDNTPPHELRRLGREEYLAYPEAEHQLAKVLSITSLAEPGEHVHLSETHTIGSTGLFEVSAKGVNGQPDRTVTTSTVLLATGLREELPAFPSIRSFYGMGLFSCVACDGYEYSDRPIALIGETSDVAWRAMLIAQWSDHLTVFTNGSDAVTPGQEQLLVERGVAIERRPIADVEGTREGVSGVRLEDGEVVPVSGGFVRPRWHAQLEFASTLGLDTDGWGLLTVDRDGRTNHAGVYAAGDITSPGPQQLIVAAGAGGRVAATINRDLIGVPTAHGR, encoded by the coding sequence ATGACTGCAGAGGGGGCGTCGCCCGAGTACGACGTCGTCGTGGTGGGCGCGGGCCCTGCGGGGCTGAGTGCGGCCCTCAATCTGGTGCGGGCGCGCCGTCGCGTTCTGGTGCTCGACAGCAACCGTCCGCGGCATTCGGCGACGCTCATCTCGCACGGCTTCCTCACGCGCGACAACACGCCGCCGCACGAGCTGCGCAGGCTGGGGCGCGAGGAGTATCTCGCCTACCCGGAGGCGGAGCACCAGCTGGCGAAGGTGCTGTCGATCACCTCGCTGGCGGAGCCGGGCGAGCATGTGCATCTGAGCGAGACGCACACGATCGGTTCGACGGGGCTCTTCGAGGTCTCCGCGAAGGGCGTGAACGGGCAGCCCGACCGCACCGTCACCACGAGCACCGTGCTGCTGGCGACGGGCCTGCGGGAGGAGCTGCCGGCGTTTCCGAGCATCCGTTCGTTCTACGGCATGGGCCTGTTCAGTTGTGTCGCGTGCGACGGCTACGAGTACAGCGACCGGCCGATCGCGCTCATCGGCGAGACATCCGATGTGGCGTGGCGGGCGATGCTGATCGCGCAGTGGAGTGACCACCTGACGGTGTTCACGAATGGGTCGGATGCTGTGACTCCCGGCCAGGAGCAGCTGTTGGTCGAGCGCGGGGTCGCCATCGAGCGACGCCCCATCGCCGATGTGGAGGGTACCCGGGAGGGCGTCAGCGGTGTGCGGCTGGAGGACGGCGAGGTCGTGCCCGTGTCGGGTGGTTTCGTGCGGCCGCGCTGGCACGCGCAGCTGGAGTTCGCGTCGACGCTCGGTCTCGACACGGATGGCTGGGGTCTGCTCACGGTCGACCGCGACGGCCGCACCAACCACGCGGGCGTCTATGCGGCGGGCGACATCACGTCACCGGGGCCGCAGCAGCTCATCGTCGCGGCGGGCGCGGGTGGCCGCGTTGCAGCGACCATCAACCGCGACCTCATCGGAGTGCCCACGGCCCACGGCCGCTGA
- a CDS encoding type IV toxin-antitoxin system AbiEi family antitoxin domain-containing protein, with product MAASRNGVVTVSDAEDVGTPAVEVRKLAARGALRAYGQGVYTHRDVPTTALTEPTVAVALAGEGAFLHREAVFDLLGVGHFNPKKVRVGTRRRVRRALPEWVALENRFDVPDSDITRYEGIPATTILRALRDMKQRMPRERWEVLVEEAMRRDLIGDHDAVVLKEIPE from the coding sequence GTGGCAGCGTCCCGCAACGGCGTGGTGACCGTCTCCGATGCCGAAGACGTGGGCACCCCGGCCGTGGAGGTGCGAAAGCTCGCCGCACGCGGGGCTCTCCGCGCGTATGGGCAGGGCGTCTACACGCATCGCGACGTACCGACAACGGCTTTGACGGAGCCGACGGTGGCTGTGGCGCTCGCGGGTGAGGGCGCGTTCCTGCATCGCGAGGCGGTGTTTGACCTGCTCGGGGTGGGGCATTTCAACCCGAAGAAGGTGCGGGTGGGCACCCGTCGGCGGGTGCGGCGCGCTCTCCCGGAATGGGTGGCCCTGGAGAACAGGTTTGACGTTCCCGACAGCGATATCACGCGGTACGAGGGCATCCCGGCGACGACGATCCTGCGCGCACTGCGAGACATGAAGCAGCGGATGCCCCGTGAACGGTGGGAGGTTCTGGTCGAAGAGGCAATGCGGCGGGACCTGATCGGTGACCATGATGCTGTCGTGCTGAAGGAGATCCCGGAGTGA
- a CDS encoding ABC transporter ATP-binding protein, which translates to MQHESTPDTSPIPRGRSLPPEQTLLSVRGLQKIYRTDAGDIEAVRNLTFDLGKNELTCLVGPSGSGKTTLLKCIAGLLEPTSGTVMLDGKAVTGPPKKMAVVFQEYGRSLYPWLRVDANVELPLRNAGVPKAERRQLVAEALESVGLSHVPKSYPWQLSGGMQQRVAIARAIAYKPEILLMDEPFAAVDAQTRADLEDLVRSIRKQLGVTVLFVTHDIDESVYLAERVIILSSSPTVVQEDLVIDLPEQRDQLETRALPRFTELRHHVYEQIQLAKKGFRPDAAQAQAPVR; encoded by the coding sequence ATGCAGCATGAGAGCACGCCCGACACCTCCCCCATCCCTCGCGGGCGCAGCCTCCCGCCCGAGCAGACGCTGCTGTCTGTTCGCGGGCTCCAAAAGATCTACAGGACGGATGCGGGTGACATCGAGGCGGTCCGCAACCTGACATTCGACCTCGGCAAGAACGAGCTCACCTGCCTCGTGGGGCCATCCGGCTCAGGAAAGACGACACTGCTCAAGTGCATCGCCGGGCTGCTCGAACCGACCAGCGGAACCGTGATGCTGGACGGCAAGGCGGTCACCGGGCCGCCGAAGAAGATGGCCGTCGTGTTCCAGGAGTACGGTCGCTCGCTCTACCCGTGGCTTCGCGTGGACGCGAACGTCGAGCTTCCCCTTCGAAACGCGGGGGTGCCGAAGGCGGAACGCAGACAACTCGTGGCGGAAGCACTCGAGAGCGTGGGGCTGTCGCATGTGCCGAAGTCGTACCCCTGGCAGCTCTCCGGCGGCATGCAGCAGCGCGTCGCGATCGCGCGCGCCATCGCCTACAAGCCCGAGATCCTCCTCATGGATGAGCCGTTCGCGGCAGTCGACGCGCAGACCCGTGCGGACCTCGAAGACCTGGTGCGCTCGATCCGCAAGCAGCTGGGTGTGACCGTGCTGTTCGTGACCCACGACATCGACGAGTCGGTGTACCTGGCCGAACGCGTGATCATCCTGTCGTCGTCACCGACCGTCGTGCAGGAGGATCTCGTCATCGACCTCCCGGAGCAGCGCGATCAGCTCGAGACGCGCGCCCTGCCGCGGTTCACCGAGCTGCGGCACCACGTCTACGAGCAGATCCAGCTCGCCAAGAAGGGCTTCCGCCCAGACGCGGCACAAGCCCAGGCCCCGGTGCGGTAG
- a CDS encoding ABC transporter permease, whose translation MRKILTAIGFALALPVILILIWWLISLGTTSIFMPKPDQLLREFFETWVGDRFFTDVLPSLARFAIGTGVAIVFGILIGLLVGLSRNLRDYTEPIFEFFRAIPPPVLIPVFGLLIGVSDQMKVVVIAAGAIWPVLLNTIEGVRGVDSVQSETSRSYGIHGIARVRFQVMPAAAPSILAGVRQALPIGIILMVISEMFFSSSGLGFSIIQFQRRFAIPEMWSGILMLGLIGYAVSMIFKVVERRLLHWYYGLKDIENAA comes from the coding sequence ATGAGAAAGATACTCACCGCGATCGGCTTCGCGCTCGCGCTGCCCGTGATCCTCATCCTGATCTGGTGGCTCATAAGTCTGGGCACGACAAGCATCTTCATGCCGAAGCCTGACCAGCTCCTCCGGGAGTTCTTCGAGACCTGGGTCGGTGACCGCTTCTTCACCGATGTGCTGCCCAGTCTGGCGCGATTCGCGATAGGCACCGGCGTTGCCATCGTGTTCGGAATCCTCATCGGCCTGCTCGTCGGGCTCAGCCGCAACCTTCGCGACTACACGGAGCCCATCTTCGAGTTCTTCCGCGCCATCCCGCCGCCCGTGCTGATCCCCGTGTTCGGTCTCCTGATCGGCGTCAGCGACCAGATGAAGGTCGTCGTCATCGCGGCCGGAGCGATCTGGCCGGTGCTGCTCAACACGATCGAGGGCGTGCGGGGCGTCGACTCCGTGCAGAGCGAGACGTCACGGTCGTACGGGATTCACGGAATCGCGCGCGTGCGCTTCCAGGTTATGCCGGCCGCAGCTCCCAGCATCCTCGCCGGCGTTCGGCAGGCCCTCCCGATCGGCATCATCCTCATGGTGATCAGTGAGATGTTCTTCTCCTCGTCAGGGTTGGGCTTCTCGATCATCCAGTTCCAGCGACGCTTCGCGATCCCCGAGATGTGGTCGGGAATCCTGATGCTGGGGCTGATCGGGTACGCCGTCTCGATGATCTTCAAGGTCGTCGAACGTCGTCTCCTCCACTGGTACTACGGACTGAAGGACATCGAAAATGCAGCATGA
- a CDS encoding ABC transporter permease, producing MSTPPAPIDTITRSVAVAEARQRRRPFRPRRMLLGLAGVLTFLLIWEIASRTGLVGPTYLPPASVSVLTMFTNAGLSGFWVAVGQTITSWGLGMLLALALSVPLGVFIGLSPLLQKATRSTVEFLRPIPSVGLIPLAVLLFAVPLQQSLLIVTYGAFWQVFIQVLYGVADVDSVAMSTARSFGFTRWQRIRDVVFPTMLPYLLTGIRLAASVALILAITAELVIGTPGLGNQIALAKEAGLYASTYALVLATGLLGMIINVGVRALEHRLLGWHQSVRGEVAA from the coding sequence ATGAGCACTCCCCCCGCACCCATCGACACGATCACCAGAAGTGTCGCTGTGGCAGAGGCGCGCCAACGCCGGAGGCCGTTCCGCCCCCGCCGCATGCTGCTCGGCCTCGCCGGCGTGCTGACCTTCCTGCTGATCTGGGAGATCGCATCCCGAACAGGCCTCGTCGGCCCCACCTACCTGCCGCCCGCCTCAGTGTCGGTGCTGACGATGTTCACGAACGCGGGCCTCTCAGGCTTCTGGGTGGCCGTCGGGCAGACCATCACATCGTGGGGGCTCGGCATGCTGCTCGCCCTGGCCCTCTCCGTGCCGCTCGGAGTGTTCATCGGGTTGTCGCCGCTGCTGCAGAAGGCGACCCGGTCGACTGTGGAGTTCCTCCGGCCGATCCCCTCCGTCGGCCTCATCCCTCTGGCCGTCCTGCTCTTCGCAGTACCGCTTCAGCAGAGCCTGCTCATTGTCACCTACGGGGCGTTCTGGCAGGTGTTCATCCAGGTTCTCTACGGTGTCGCCGATGTGGACTCCGTCGCGATGAGCACCGCCCGCAGCTTCGGATTCACCCGATGGCAGCGGATTCGGGATGTCGTGTTCCCGACGATGCTCCCGTATCTGCTCACGGGCATCCGCCTCGCCGCCTCTGTCGCGCTCATCCTCGCGATCACCGCAGAACTTGTCATCGGCACACCCGGGCTCGGAAACCAGATTGCGTTGGCGAAGGAAGCAGGCCTCTACGCCTCCACCTATGCCCTCGTGCTCGCCACCGGGCTGCTGGGCATGATCATCAACGTCGGCGTGCGCGCACTCGAACACCGCCTCCTCGGATGGCACCAGTCAGTGCGTGGGGAGGTTGCAGCATGA
- the menE gene encoding o-succinylbenzoate--CoA ligase, with protein MKNSGLGTWISRRRAKSRGDIAIISSGGTLRYEEFSERIARLSTMLQSRGVTAGDRVVFLGDNHPDFLTTFFACGAIGAIFVPLNTRLAPRELEYMIEDSGATTLITHHAMRDLARAAAWSSGITRRFVIEGPAEPPTVESFEDALAAASAEQPEVEVSLDDPAMILYTSGTTGRPKGAVLTHGNLTWNSINALVDYDVTSEEVALLIAPMFHVASLSMGALPTLLKGGTVVLHQKFDAGAVLEAIETHGITSLSGVPTTFQMIAEHPAWATTDLSSVRKLTCGGSSVPLRVIEAYEKRGLSFSSGYGMTETAPGATALPYRKSREHVGSSGIAHFFTDVRVVGPDGRELPAGEAGEIQISGPNVITEYWNRPDAIREAVDGEWFRSGDIGTLDEDGYLVVSDRLKDMVISGGENIYPAEIEQLIMEIADITSAAVIGVPDERWGEVPIAIVAQNSGAHLAADDILSHLNGRLAKYKIPRAVIFVDELPRTATGKVRKAELRERFSALPEPHGEVTS; from the coding sequence ATGAAGAACTCTGGACTCGGCACCTGGATCTCCAGGCGTCGCGCAAAGTCCCGTGGCGACATCGCGATCATCTCCTCTGGCGGAACCCTTCGCTACGAAGAGTTCTCGGAGCGAATCGCGCGGCTGTCGACAATGCTGCAGAGCCGAGGCGTCACCGCGGGCGACCGCGTCGTGTTCCTCGGCGACAACCATCCAGACTTTCTGACCACCTTCTTCGCGTGCGGAGCCATCGGCGCGATCTTCGTGCCCCTCAACACCCGCCTCGCGCCGCGCGAGCTCGAGTACATGATCGAAGACTCCGGCGCCACCACCCTGATCACCCATCACGCCATGCGCGATCTCGCACGCGCCGCAGCCTGGTCAAGCGGCATCACCCGACGCTTCGTCATCGAGGGCCCGGCCGAACCGCCCACCGTCGAATCCTTTGAGGATGCCCTCGCCGCGGCATCCGCAGAGCAGCCAGAGGTCGAGGTGTCGCTCGATGACCCGGCGATGATCCTCTACACCTCCGGCACCACCGGCCGGCCCAAGGGTGCCGTGCTCACGCACGGAAACCTCACCTGGAACTCGATCAACGCCCTCGTCGACTACGACGTGACCTCAGAGGAGGTCGCGCTGCTGATCGCCCCGATGTTCCATGTCGCGTCGCTGAGCATGGGGGCCCTGCCGACGCTGCTCAAGGGCGGAACAGTCGTGCTGCACCAGAAATTCGACGCCGGCGCTGTGCTCGAAGCGATCGAGACGCACGGCATCACCAGCCTCTCCGGGGTGCCCACCACCTTCCAGATGATCGCCGAACATCCGGCGTGGGCGACAACCGACCTCTCCTCCGTGCGCAAGCTCACCTGCGGCGGATCGAGCGTGCCGCTCCGGGTCATCGAGGCGTACGAGAAGCGCGGTCTGAGCTTCTCATCCGGCTACGGTATGACCGAGACGGCCCCTGGCGCCACCGCGCTGCCGTACCGCAAATCGCGGGAGCATGTCGGCTCATCCGGCATCGCCCACTTCTTCACCGATGTGCGCGTTGTCGGCCCGGACGGCCGCGAGCTGCCCGCCGGCGAGGCAGGCGAGATTCAGATCAGCGGCCCGAACGTCATCACCGAATACTGGAATCGACCAGATGCGATCCGCGAGGCGGTCGACGGCGAATGGTTCCGCTCCGGCGACATCGGCACGCTCGACGAAGACGGGTATCTGGTGGTCAGCGACCGCCTCAAGGACATGGTCATCTCCGGCGGGGAGAACATCTACCCCGCAGAGATCGAACAGTTGATCATGGAGATCGCAGACATCACGTCCGCCGCCGTCATCGGCGTGCCCGACGAGCGATGGGGTGAGGTGCCCATCGCGATCGTCGCCCAGAACAGTGGCGCACACCTCGCCGCCGACGACATCCTGAGCCACCTGAACGGCCGCCTGGCCAAGTACAAGATTCCGCGCGCCGTGATCTTCGTCGACGAGCTGCCGCGCACCGCCACCGGAAAAGTGCGCAAAGCAGAACTGCGAGAGCGCTTCAGCGCCTTACCGGAACCCCACGGAGAGGTGACATCATGA
- a CDS encoding ABC transporter substrate-binding protein, translating into MERIAKFSSLAALAAITLALTGCASGSPSGETATPGADSGDLIPITVGLLPIAPAAMVQYGIDQGIFEEHGLDVTTQIAQGGAAMLPAVSTGQLDFGVGNPLSVLVAAGQGVDVRVASGYSFSLADGVDINAVVTRAGDGIDSWADLEGKRVSVNAVNTQGDLTIKDAIDGDGGDSSTVEFIEIAFPDALAQLDSNNVDAVWIPEPFLSRAVAAPETYSVLGYPNQVAIPGLPTMVTFTSGAIADEQVETVQKWREAIDAVIAAAEADKDGFAATIAEFTGMPLEAAQSLRLERFSADLDPKLLSDLTEMASEYGFMDNAPDLKTVLIP; encoded by the coding sequence ATGGAACGTATCGCTAAATTCAGTTCACTTGCAGCGCTGGCGGCGATCACGCTCGCGCTCACCGGCTGCGCGAGCGGCTCCCCCAGCGGTGAGACCGCCACACCCGGCGCAGACTCGGGTGACCTCATCCCGATCACCGTCGGGCTGCTGCCCATCGCGCCTGCCGCGATGGTGCAGTACGGAATCGACCAGGGCATCTTCGAAGAGCACGGACTCGACGTCACCACCCAGATCGCACAGGGCGGTGCAGCCATGCTGCCGGCGGTCTCGACGGGCCAGCTCGACTTCGGAGTCGGCAACCCGCTCTCCGTTCTCGTCGCGGCCGGCCAGGGCGTCGACGTGCGCGTTGCGAGCGGTTACTCGTTCTCGCTCGCAGACGGCGTCGACATCAACGCGGTCGTCACGCGAGCCGGCGACGGCATCGATTCGTGGGCCGATCTGGAGGGCAAGCGCGTGTCGGTGAACGCCGTCAACACGCAGGGTGACCTCACGATCAAGGACGCCATCGACGGCGACGGCGGAGACTCCAGCACGGTCGAGTTCATCGAGATCGCGTTCCCGGATGCTCTCGCCCAGCTCGACAGCAACAACGTCGACGCCGTGTGGATCCCCGAGCCCTTCCTCTCGCGCGCGGTCGCCGCACCCGAGACGTACTCGGTTCTCGGCTACCCGAACCAGGTCGCCATCCCCGGCCTGCCGACAATGGTCACGTTCACCTCTGGCGCGATCGCGGACGAGCAGGTCGAGACGGTACAGAAGTGGCGCGAGGCCATCGATGCCGTCATCGCCGCCGCAGAAGCAGACAAGGACGGCTTCGCTGCGACCATCGCCGAGTTCACCGGCATGCCGCTGGAGGCCGCGCAGTCCCTGCGACTGGAGCGATTCTCTGCAGATCTCGACCCGAAGCTCCTCTCGGATCTGACGGAGATGGCATCCGAGTATGGCTTCATGGACAACGCGCCTGACCTGAAGACCGTTCTCATCCCGTAA
- a CDS encoding MaoC family dehydratase — MSTTVSYDAIADLAGTDLGYTEWLEITQDRINLFADATDDHQWIHVDPERAADGPFGDAIAHGFLSLSLAVKFWSELLETEGVTTKVNYGLDKVRFVSPVKVGARVRMNAVIVEVTEVKGGYQLHVDQTIEIEGAPKPAVVARGLYRFYA, encoded by the coding sequence ATGAGCACAACCGTCAGCTACGACGCCATCGCCGACCTTGCCGGCACCGACCTCGGCTACACCGAGTGGCTCGAGATCACGCAGGACCGCATCAACCTGTTCGCCGACGCGACGGATGACCACCAGTGGATCCATGTCGACCCCGAGCGTGCCGCCGACGGCCCCTTCGGAGATGCCATCGCGCACGGATTCCTCAGCCTCTCGCTCGCCGTGAAGTTCTGGTCGGAGCTGCTCGAAACCGAGGGCGTGACCACCAAGGTGAACTACGGCCTCGACAAGGTGCGCTTCGTCTCACCCGTGAAGGTGGGAGCGCGCGTTCGCATGAACGCTGTCATCGTCGAGGTCACCGAGGTGAAGGGCGGCTACCAGCTCCACGTCGACCAGACCATCGAGATCGAGGGCGCCCCGAAGCCGGCGGTGGTCGCCCGCGGACTCTACCGTTTCTACGCCTGA